In the genome of Saprospira sp. CCB-QB6, one region contains:
- a CDS encoding rod shape-determining protein MreD, producing the protein MSNNLFGINIFRFIFVLLLQGLLFKYVDFKLIDIYIHPLFVLLLPLEIPMVLALVLAFALGLGVDTFLNSFGLHAAVMVALAFLRPLICAIIEPSSGYEPGQLLSKESLGRSWIIQYTALMMGAYMIMATLLEDLSFSWLWLARCLLSFVISFLFVLLYQFIFRVKV; encoded by the coding sequence ATGAGCAATAACCTTTTTGGCATCAATATTTTCCGCTTTATCTTTGTTTTGTTGTTGCAGGGTCTGCTCTTCAAATATGTAGATTTCAAGCTGATTGATATTTATATTCACCCGCTTTTTGTCCTGCTCCTCCCCCTCGAAATTCCAATGGTCTTGGCCCTTGTTTTGGCTTTTGCCCTTGGTTTGGGCGTCGATACCTTCCTCAATAGTTTTGGGCTACATGCGGCCGTGATGGTTGCCCTAGCCTTTTTGCGGCCACTCATTTGCGCCATCATTGAGCCCAGTTCGGGCTATGAGCCAGGCCAACTCCTCAGCAAAGAAAGTCTGGGCCGCAGTTGGATCATTCAATATACCGCCCTGATGATGGGCGCCTACATGATCATGGCCACCCTATTAGAAGATCTCAGCTTTAGCTGGTTGTGGTTGGCCCGCTGTCTGCTCAGCTTTGTCATTTCCTTTCTATTTGTCCTGCTCTATCAGTTTATATTTAGAGTAAAGGTCTAG
- the mreC gene encoding rod shape-determining protein MreC has translation MNKFSQLIIRYHGVFAFFILELIALNFYFSQNATPEKTAFLSSANRMVGGIYDYQNRWSRYWNLSAVNDSLAQENARLKMQLPSTQFSHLLDSATVGAEDSLSEQQYHYLAATVVNNSVHQQKNFLTLNRGSKHGVRKNTAVLANTQKGAVGVIRAVSTHYALVMSILNTDSRISSRIGSNNYLGVLRWDGQDPRYMQLHDIPKHLALQKGDSVLTSGFSTVFPKDIFLGKIDSFYIEPGSNFYNISVELTNDLGQADKVYIVDNILRDEQIELEASIHEQ, from the coding sequence ATGAATAAGTTTAGCCAGCTCATTATTCGCTATCATGGTGTTTTTGCCTTCTTTATCTTAGAGTTGATTGCGCTAAACTTTTACTTTAGCCAAAATGCAACTCCAGAAAAGACGGCCTTTCTTAGTTCTGCCAATCGCATGGTGGGGGGAATTTACGATTACCAAAATCGTTGGTCGCGTTATTGGAACCTCTCTGCGGTGAATGATTCTTTGGCCCAAGAAAATGCCCGACTAAAGATGCAGCTGCCCAGTACGCAGTTTTCGCATTTACTCGATTCGGCCACAGTGGGGGCTGAGGATAGTTTAAGTGAGCAGCAATATCATTATTTGGCTGCTACGGTGGTCAATAATAGCGTGCATCAGCAAAAGAACTTCCTGACGCTCAATAGAGGGAGCAAGCATGGGGTGCGAAAAAACACCGCTGTTTTGGCCAATACGCAAAAAGGGGCGGTGGGGGTCATTCGGGCAGTTTCTACGCATTATGCTTTGGTCATGTCTATACTCAATACGGATAGCCGCATTAGTAGCCGCATTGGCAGCAACAACTATTTGGGGGTACTGCGTTGGGATGGCCAAGATCCTCGCTACATGCAACTGCATGATATTCCCAAGCATTTGGCCCTCCAAAAAGGAGATAGCGTTTTGACCAGTGGCTTTTCTACGGTTTTTCCCAAAGATATTTTCTTAGGGAAAATTGATAGCTTTTATATAGAGCCTGGTAGTAATTTCTACAATATTTCGGTTGAATTGACCAATGATTTAGGCCAGGCCGATAAAGTTTATATTGTGGACAATATTCTGAGAGACGAACAAATTGAATTAGAAGCTTCTATCCATGAGCAATAA
- a CDS encoding rod shape-determining protein, protein MKKFFNFFTQEIAIDLGTANTLIIHNDQVVVDEPSIVAVDRNTNDVMAVGKKAMMMHEKTHQKIKTIRPLKDGVIADFEAAERMIQGLIDMIPNRRKLLRSMRTVICIPSGITEVEKRAVFDSAEHVGSRETYLIHEPMAAALGIGLDVTEPVGNMIIDIGGGTTEIAVIALAGIVCDQSIRTAGDEFTFDIVNYMRREHNLLIGERTAEQIKIHVGAAEQNLEEPPADYPVNGRDLMTGIPKQIMVSHKEISRCLDKSVAKIEEAILKALESTPPELAADIYRTGLYLTGGGALLRGLDNRISKKTKLPVHIAEDPLRAVVRGTGIALQNIAKFSFLISQKSL, encoded by the coding sequence ATGAAAAAATTCTTCAACTTCTTTACCCAAGAGATTGCGATCGACTTGGGGACTGCAAATACACTTATCATCCACAACGATCAAGTAGTTGTAGATGAGCCCTCTATTGTGGCCGTAGACCGCAATACCAATGATGTTATGGCCGTAGGAAAAAAGGCCATGATGATGCACGAAAAGACCCACCAAAAGATCAAAACCATTCGCCCATTGAAAGATGGCGTAATTGCTGATTTTGAGGCGGCGGAGCGCATGATTCAGGGGCTAATTGATATGATTCCCAACCGCCGAAAGCTGCTTCGCAGCATGCGCACGGTTATTTGTATTCCTTCTGGCATTACCGAAGTAGAAAAGCGTGCTGTTTTTGATTCAGCCGAGCATGTGGGGTCTCGCGAAACCTACCTCATTCACGAGCCTATGGCTGCTGCTTTGGGGATTGGTTTGGATGTGACCGAGCCTGTTGGTAACATGATTATTGATATTGGGGGAGGAACGACCGAGATTGCAGTTATTGCTTTGGCGGGTATCGTTTGTGACCAATCTATCCGTACGGCTGGAGATGAGTTTACCTTTGATATTGTCAACTATATGCGTCGCGAGCACAATCTATTGATTGGAGAGCGCACAGCCGAGCAAATTAAGATTCATGTAGGTGCTGCAGAGCAAAACCTAGAGGAACCGCCTGCGGATTATCCTGTAAATGGTCGAGATTTGATGACGGGAATTCCCAAGCAAATTATGGTTTCTCATAAAGAGATTAGCCGCTGTTTGGATAAATCTGTGGCCAAAATTGAGGAGGCCATTTTGAAAGCCTTGGAGAGTACCCCTCCAGAATTGGCGGCGGATATTTATCGTACAGGCCTTTATTTGACTGGTGGAGGAGCGCTTTTGCGTGGTTTGGACAATCGCATTAGCAAAAAGACCAAATTGCCTGTACACATTGCCGAAGATCCACTTCGCGCGGTAGTGCGTGGAACGGGCATTGCCTTGCAAAATATTGCAAAATTCTCTTTCCTCATTTCTCAGAAGAGCCTCTAA